From the genome of Vicia villosa cultivar HV-30 ecotype Madison, WI linkage group LG2, Vvil1.0, whole genome shotgun sequence, one region includes:
- the LOC131646077 gene encoding protein GOLVEN 6-like, with product MHPLSIKMELIKIITFLILFFSSLQPTVSSLQTQSHTTIQHQGILNARQKIYLPVLHRKLIFTKKVKESDKARDLESHKKKDSLPAGKENKKKQKMEVGKKGTRQEWMESEEDPSQYFTMDYNRVKRRRPIHNK from the exons ATGCATCCTCTCAGCATAAAAATGGAGCttataaaaataatcacttttctgatccttttcttctcttctctaCAACCAACTGTCTCTTCTTTACAAACTCAATCACATACAACTATTCAGCATCAAG GAATATTAAATGCACGCCAGAAGATTTATCTACCAGTACTGCATAGGAAGCTAATATTCACCAAAAAG GTTAAAGAATCTGATAAAGCTAGAGATCTTGAATCACACAAGAAGAAAGATTCGCTTCCTGCAG ggaaagaaaacaagaaaaagcaaaagatgGAAGTAGGTAAGAAAGGAACAAGACAAGAGTGGATGGAGTCAGAAGAAGATCCATCACAATACTTTACTATGGATTACAATCGTGTCAAAAGACGCCGTCCTATACACAACAAGTAA